In the Phaseolus vulgaris cultivar G19833 chromosome 7, P. vulgaris v2.0, whole genome shotgun sequence genome, one interval contains:
- the LOC137828635 gene encoding SHUGOSHIN 1 isoform X2, with amino-acid sequence MEMEGGGAVFVKSNSDAVGGVKAKRVKVGKGDSVHVGVGVGIGVSQNKILADVTNLLQQPKQPVSTEQLLKEKEMLMKLLANRDAIIESCKAELQKCQINFQKVRKQNAEFALTNSQMLAEHNSSRQKLRELQLELGIKNGILSAMKLELTEKKEQTSKLKPETNVNEVRACQNKQSDQSFQEDNKRSAKRRKVSQSRSSAPAVIKQFKSMEKLANQRYSLRRQSASLKDEKPEPTEDFMEEVEIKDDISNLQENLANESGTISLVSKVHDEARETTESSRLTNSEQVHPKRNIEKKRNSMRRLTNRFKPENPEPTEDSKPTNTEKFHPERNIEKKRNSMRRQTNRFKPENPEPTEDSFELNDSKVNVSQLSDNMSEKCCPTSTITSAGQENNSGSLVSQETRRSSVGRPLRRTVEKVVSYKEVPLNVKMRRDKSGNFVINNSV; translated from the exons ATGGAAATGGAAGGTGGTGGCGCCGTCTTCGTCAAATCTAATTCCGACGCCGTTGGAG GTGTAAAAGCAAAGAGGGTGAAAGTGGGGAAGGGAGATTCTGTTCATGTGGGTGTGGGGGTAGGAATTGGAGTTTCGCAAAACAAAATTCTTGCTGATGTAACCAACTTGCTCCAACAACCAAAGCAACCCGTCTCTACTGAACAGCTTCTCAAG GAAAAGGAAATGTTAATGAAGCTTCTTGCTAATAGAGA TGCGATTATAGAATCTTGTAAAGCTGAGCTACAGAAGTGTCAAATCAATTTTCAGAAAGTAAGGAAGCAAAATGCGGAATTTGCCCTCACAAATAGTCAAATGCTGGCG GAGCATAATTCAAGTAGACAGAAG CTAAGGGAACTTCAGCTTGAACTAGGAATCAAAAATGGGATACTTAGTGCTATGAAATTAGAATTGACG GAAAAAAAAGAGCAGACAAGTAAATTGAAGCCTGAAACTAATGTTAATGAG GTGAGAGCATGCCAGAATAAGCAGTCGGATCAGTCATTCCAAGAAGATAACAAGCGGAGTGCAAAAAGGAGGAAAGTGTCCCAATCTCGAT CCTCTGCACCTGCCGTAATTAAACAATTCAAATCCATGGAAAAGCTTGCAAACCAAAG GTATAGTTTGAGAAGGCAATCTGCAAGCTTGAAAGATGAAAAACCAGAACCAACGGAAGATTTCATGGAGGAAGTCGAAATAAAAGATGATATTTCAAATCTACAAGAAAATTTGGCCAATGAAAGTGGGACCATATCATTGGTGTCCAAGGTTCATGACGAAGCCAGAGAAACTACAGAAT CTTCAAGACTTACTAACAGTGAACAAGTTCATCCCAAAAGGAACATTGAAAAGAAGAG GAATAGTATGAGAAGACTTACTAACAGGTTCAAGCCAGAGAATCCAGAGCCTACAGAGGACTCAAAACCTACTAACACTGAAAAATTTCATCCCGAAAGGAACATTGAAAAGAAGAG GAATAGTATGAGAAGACAAACTAACAGGTTCAAGCCAGAGAATCCAGAGCCAACAGAGGACTCATTTGAGTTAAATGATTCAAAAGTTAATGTCTCCCAATTATCTGATAATATGTCAGAAAAATGTTGTCCTACATCAACTATAACTTCTGCTGGACAAGAAAACAATTCCGGTTCATTGGTGTCTCAGGAAACTCGCAGATCATCGGTTGGGCGGCCATTGCGTCGGACAGTTGAGAAGGTTGTATCCTACAAGGAAGTTCCCCTCAATGTGAAGATGCGAAGAGATAAATCAGGCAATTTCGTTATCAACAACTCTGTATGA
- the LOC137828635 gene encoding SHUGOSHIN 2 isoform X4, whose protein sequence is MEMEGGGAVFVKSNSDAVGGVKAKRVKVGKGDSVHVGVGVGIGVSQNKILADVTNLLQQPKQPVSTEQLLKEKEMLMKLLANRDAIIESCKAELQKCQINFQKVRKQNAEFALTNSQMLAEHNSSRQKEKKEQTSKLKPETNVNEVRACQNKQSDQSFQEDNKRSAKRRKVSQSRSSAPAVIKQFKSMEKLANQRYSLRRQSASLKDEKPEPTEDFMEEVEIKDDISNLQENLANESGTISLVSKVHDEARETTESSRLTNSEQVHPKRNIEKKRNSMRRLTNRFKPENPEPTEDSKPTNTEKFHPERNIEKKRNSMRRQTNRFKPENPEPTEDSFELNDSKVNVSQLSDNMSEKCCPTSTITSAGQENNSGSLVSQETRRSSVGRPLRRTVEKVVSYKEVPLNVKMRRDKSGNFVINNSV, encoded by the exons ATGGAAATGGAAGGTGGTGGCGCCGTCTTCGTCAAATCTAATTCCGACGCCGTTGGAG GTGTAAAAGCAAAGAGGGTGAAAGTGGGGAAGGGAGATTCTGTTCATGTGGGTGTGGGGGTAGGAATTGGAGTTTCGCAAAACAAAATTCTTGCTGATGTAACCAACTTGCTCCAACAACCAAAGCAACCCGTCTCTACTGAACAGCTTCTCAAG GAAAAGGAAATGTTAATGAAGCTTCTTGCTAATAGAGA TGCGATTATAGAATCTTGTAAAGCTGAGCTACAGAAGTGTCAAATCAATTTTCAGAAAGTAAGGAAGCAAAATGCGGAATTTGCCCTCACAAATAGTCAAATGCTGGCG GAGCATAATTCAAGTAGACAGAAG GAAAAAAAAGAGCAGACAAGTAAATTGAAGCCTGAAACTAATGTTAATGAG GTGAGAGCATGCCAGAATAAGCAGTCGGATCAGTCATTCCAAGAAGATAACAAGCGGAGTGCAAAAAGGAGGAAAGTGTCCCAATCTCGAT CCTCTGCACCTGCCGTAATTAAACAATTCAAATCCATGGAAAAGCTTGCAAACCAAAG GTATAGTTTGAGAAGGCAATCTGCAAGCTTGAAAGATGAAAAACCAGAACCAACGGAAGATTTCATGGAGGAAGTCGAAATAAAAGATGATATTTCAAATCTACAAGAAAATTTGGCCAATGAAAGTGGGACCATATCATTGGTGTCCAAGGTTCATGACGAAGCCAGAGAAACTACAGAAT CTTCAAGACTTACTAACAGTGAACAAGTTCATCCCAAAAGGAACATTGAAAAGAAGAG GAATAGTATGAGAAGACTTACTAACAGGTTCAAGCCAGAGAATCCAGAGCCTACAGAGGACTCAAAACCTACTAACACTGAAAAATTTCATCCCGAAAGGAACATTGAAAAGAAGAG GAATAGTATGAGAAGACAAACTAACAGGTTCAAGCCAGAGAATCCAGAGCCAACAGAGGACTCATTTGAGTTAAATGATTCAAAAGTTAATGTCTCCCAATTATCTGATAATATGTCAGAAAAATGTTGTCCTACATCAACTATAACTTCTGCTGGACAAGAAAACAATTCCGGTTCATTGGTGTCTCAGGAAACTCGCAGATCATCGGTTGGGCGGCCATTGCGTCGGACAGTTGAGAAGGTTGTATCCTACAAGGAAGTTCCCCTCAATGTGAAGATGCGAAGAGATAAATCAGGCAATTTCGTTATCAACAACTCTGTATGA
- the LOC137828635 gene encoding SHUGOSHIN 2 isoform X3, with the protein MEMEGGGAVFVKSNSDAVGGVKAKRVKVGKGDSVHVGVGVGIGVSQNKILADVTNLLQQPKQPVSTEQLLKEKEMLMKLLANRDAIIESCKAELQKCQINFQKVRKQNAEFALTNSQMLAEHNSSRQKEKKEQTSKLKPETNVNEVRACQNKQSDQSFQEDNKRSAKRRKVSQSRSSAPAVIKQFKSMEKLANQRYSLRRQSASLKDEKPEPTEDFMEEVEIKDDISNLQENLANESGTISLVSKVHDEARETTECNSSRLTNSEQVHPKRNIEKKRNSMRRLTNRFKPENPEPTEDSKPTNTEKFHPERNIEKKRNSMRRQTNRFKPENPEPTEDSFELNDSKVNVSQLSDNMSEKCCPTSTITSAGQENNSGSLVSQETRRSSVGRPLRRTVEKVVSYKEVPLNVKMRRDKSGNFVINNSV; encoded by the exons ATGGAAATGGAAGGTGGTGGCGCCGTCTTCGTCAAATCTAATTCCGACGCCGTTGGAG GTGTAAAAGCAAAGAGGGTGAAAGTGGGGAAGGGAGATTCTGTTCATGTGGGTGTGGGGGTAGGAATTGGAGTTTCGCAAAACAAAATTCTTGCTGATGTAACCAACTTGCTCCAACAACCAAAGCAACCCGTCTCTACTGAACAGCTTCTCAAG GAAAAGGAAATGTTAATGAAGCTTCTTGCTAATAGAGA TGCGATTATAGAATCTTGTAAAGCTGAGCTACAGAAGTGTCAAATCAATTTTCAGAAAGTAAGGAAGCAAAATGCGGAATTTGCCCTCACAAATAGTCAAATGCTGGCG GAGCATAATTCAAGTAGACAGAAG GAAAAAAAAGAGCAGACAAGTAAATTGAAGCCTGAAACTAATGTTAATGAG GTGAGAGCATGCCAGAATAAGCAGTCGGATCAGTCATTCCAAGAAGATAACAAGCGGAGTGCAAAAAGGAGGAAAGTGTCCCAATCTCGAT CCTCTGCACCTGCCGTAATTAAACAATTCAAATCCATGGAAAAGCTTGCAAACCAAAG GTATAGTTTGAGAAGGCAATCTGCAAGCTTGAAAGATGAAAAACCAGAACCAACGGAAGATTTCATGGAGGAAGTCGAAATAAAAGATGATATTTCAAATCTACAAGAAAATTTGGCCAATGAAAGTGGGACCATATCATTGGTGTCCAAGGTTCATGACGAAGCCAGAGAAACTACAGAATGTAACT CTTCAAGACTTACTAACAGTGAACAAGTTCATCCCAAAAGGAACATTGAAAAGAAGAG GAATAGTATGAGAAGACTTACTAACAGGTTCAAGCCAGAGAATCCAGAGCCTACAGAGGACTCAAAACCTACTAACACTGAAAAATTTCATCCCGAAAGGAACATTGAAAAGAAGAG GAATAGTATGAGAAGACAAACTAACAGGTTCAAGCCAGAGAATCCAGAGCCAACAGAGGACTCATTTGAGTTAAATGATTCAAAAGTTAATGTCTCCCAATTATCTGATAATATGTCAGAAAAATGTTGTCCTACATCAACTATAACTTCTGCTGGACAAGAAAACAATTCCGGTTCATTGGTGTCTCAGGAAACTCGCAGATCATCGGTTGGGCGGCCATTGCGTCGGACAGTTGAGAAGGTTGTATCCTACAAGGAAGTTCCCCTCAATGTGAAGATGCGAAGAGATAAATCAGGCAATTTCGTTATCAACAACTCTGTATGA
- the LOC137828635 gene encoding SHUGOSHIN 2 isoform X1, with amino-acid sequence MEMEGGGAVFVKSNSDAVGGVKAKRVKVGKGDSVHVGVGVGIGVSQNKILADVTNLLQQPKQPVSTEQLLKEKEMLMKLLANRDAIIESCKAELQKCQINFQKVRKQNAEFALTNSQMLAEHNSSRQKLRELQLELGIKNGILSAMKLELTEKKEQTSKLKPETNVNEVRACQNKQSDQSFQEDNKRSAKRRKVSQSRSSAPAVIKQFKSMEKLANQRYSLRRQSASLKDEKPEPTEDFMEEVEIKDDISNLQENLANESGTISLVSKVHDEARETTECNSSRLTNSEQVHPKRNIEKKRNSMRRLTNRFKPENPEPTEDSKPTNTEKFHPERNIEKKRNSMRRQTNRFKPENPEPTEDSFELNDSKVNVSQLSDNMSEKCCPTSTITSAGQENNSGSLVSQETRRSSVGRPLRRTVEKVVSYKEVPLNVKMRRDKSGNFVINNSV; translated from the exons ATGGAAATGGAAGGTGGTGGCGCCGTCTTCGTCAAATCTAATTCCGACGCCGTTGGAG GTGTAAAAGCAAAGAGGGTGAAAGTGGGGAAGGGAGATTCTGTTCATGTGGGTGTGGGGGTAGGAATTGGAGTTTCGCAAAACAAAATTCTTGCTGATGTAACCAACTTGCTCCAACAACCAAAGCAACCCGTCTCTACTGAACAGCTTCTCAAG GAAAAGGAAATGTTAATGAAGCTTCTTGCTAATAGAGA TGCGATTATAGAATCTTGTAAAGCTGAGCTACAGAAGTGTCAAATCAATTTTCAGAAAGTAAGGAAGCAAAATGCGGAATTTGCCCTCACAAATAGTCAAATGCTGGCG GAGCATAATTCAAGTAGACAGAAG CTAAGGGAACTTCAGCTTGAACTAGGAATCAAAAATGGGATACTTAGTGCTATGAAATTAGAATTGACG GAAAAAAAAGAGCAGACAAGTAAATTGAAGCCTGAAACTAATGTTAATGAG GTGAGAGCATGCCAGAATAAGCAGTCGGATCAGTCATTCCAAGAAGATAACAAGCGGAGTGCAAAAAGGAGGAAAGTGTCCCAATCTCGAT CCTCTGCACCTGCCGTAATTAAACAATTCAAATCCATGGAAAAGCTTGCAAACCAAAG GTATAGTTTGAGAAGGCAATCTGCAAGCTTGAAAGATGAAAAACCAGAACCAACGGAAGATTTCATGGAGGAAGTCGAAATAAAAGATGATATTTCAAATCTACAAGAAAATTTGGCCAATGAAAGTGGGACCATATCATTGGTGTCCAAGGTTCATGACGAAGCCAGAGAAACTACAGAATGTAACT CTTCAAGACTTACTAACAGTGAACAAGTTCATCCCAAAAGGAACATTGAAAAGAAGAG GAATAGTATGAGAAGACTTACTAACAGGTTCAAGCCAGAGAATCCAGAGCCTACAGAGGACTCAAAACCTACTAACACTGAAAAATTTCATCCCGAAAGGAACATTGAAAAGAAGAG GAATAGTATGAGAAGACAAACTAACAGGTTCAAGCCAGAGAATCCAGAGCCAACAGAGGACTCATTTGAGTTAAATGATTCAAAAGTTAATGTCTCCCAATTATCTGATAATATGTCAGAAAAATGTTGTCCTACATCAACTATAACTTCTGCTGGACAAGAAAACAATTCCGGTTCATTGGTGTCTCAGGAAACTCGCAGATCATCGGTTGGGCGGCCATTGCGTCGGACAGTTGAGAAGGTTGTATCCTACAAGGAAGTTCCCCTCAATGTGAAGATGCGAAGAGATAAATCAGGCAATTTCGTTATCAACAACTCTGTATGA